TtcgcattaaaaatatttttattatcagcTTGTCATTAATcccttaataaacatttacatagttattattgtatatattagttCTTTTcgtatatttaacatttttgtcaTAAACTATTTATGCAGTGTGTTgtagtaagtaaataatttttatctttttttttatgtgcCGCCAAATTTTGAAATcgttaaataagtatatgcCGCAACAAAGAAGGTTGAGAATCACtgagctagactaattctttgtccgaagTAGcagccagctcttcggtctcctgaGATGTTGActaaccttttttatatttccctaaaaagccttatagcgctaggaccccacggaccaagggtgtcgacaccgaatgggacaaaatcatattcggtctagacccctgtatttgcaggctttagctttttcagccgcaccagctctgttGTTGGTTCTATGAAGATTGGATGTActtatattatcaatttacatattacacCTTACGAGAAAAGAGAGATTCTTAAAAGTCCGACACACAGGTCACACGCGTAACCATATCAACAGGTAATTGCTTCTCAGTgcttaacataattttaaaaaacactaaattttgtctacataattttaaacattatggtttcgtttagttaaatttttataaatacattggaTGGATTACTATTGGATCAACGTAAGGGTCCAATATACCCGAAAGGGGGCGTTCCAGTATAACGTAAGCTGATTTAGTGCAATTTATACTCCTCCCCTCGTCTTTTCGTTATCATCGTTGTTCTTGAGAAAAGCGAACCGCAGtcaaatctttattgcattccttATATTGTTCATACTTTATAAATTGAAGTAAGTCTACGTGCGTTCAAGTATAACGTAAGTATAGACTTACTTCAATTTATTCCCTCCctcctcttgtcagcaaaagtaagcaaagctctcaaaaagtAGTACATagtatgtattcattttttgtaggaattctCGAAATGTATTTCgatttcaagcatagacaatgtgtgggtaatatgtgtaataaagtaaatactgTTGaagtaatcaccaaataaaataaccagTCAGACttcatttatgaaaatatatgtcTAATTGGGTTCAATCAAAGTAATGTTtcgataacaatattttgttaggCGAAAGTCAAAATGGCCATGTCAACATGGCTACAGTATAGATGTTAGTCACGCAAGTATTCACACATGGCCGTTATATTGCGTGATTTAAGTCTGATTGCGCTTGAACAAAGATACactatagtatattataatgaaacaaagccagaaatatatttcatcatACCGAACTCAAAgtaacaacaattaaaaaggaaattatttaatcgtaATGATAACTCTATActcaaaactcaaaatatcttaccTATGATAGTTGCGGAAAATGAGTccacctacctaacctaacctagcCTGTCTTACCTATGatcgtcaaaaaataaattaggtaaattaattgtaaatttgcatttaatagtagttcgcaagtcaatgGCATATAGCGgccaagaagaactggcaagaaactttcctccactctttttaatcgctaacttCAGATTAGTTGTTGcatacaagaaatttaatattatattattcctatactctacataaaattattataagagaTAGAAGTGAATGAATATACACAatgacaataattaaatttaaaaacaaacaatgatatttgacaattaattaaataaaaattttatcttgCACCTACTtaataccaaattaaaaatatgtaaactttttctattttattataacggcATCTAGTAGGATGGGTAGAATCTACAATAAAGACTTTAAAGAGTGCtttgattaaaaatgttacaaatgaTTGAGaactacatattaattatatacatttgaaaacatttacctacggaaatttatatattaatacttgcaatataatattataacggCGACTATGATTGGCGCATGCGTCAACATTGTCAAAATAATATCCACATACTCTGTGAAAGTACGATCAAAACAGGTGATAGTgcaaatagataaattaagataaaactaaaaaagaaatacgaaTTTTTTAAGTGTTTCTGTCTATGGGACTATGTAAGTAAAACTATTCCGCGCTTTTTATGAATACATTTCGTTTGTTGTGATTACGTATATTAAatcgataatttttattttaacagattAACTATTGTTaaagcatatttaaaatttcagaattattagtaaaattattgtcaTTATCATGATTGTAGATACTATAAATCTCATTGCAAAATTTCTGTGTATGTAACAGTAAAAcgtaagatatatttttttaaatttaactaaaatcaattctctatttatttaaatcatattatcCTGTAATGATAATAACTTCTTGCAAACTTTTTCTATTAACGCATGATTTTccagataatatttattttttatttttattatgacatttgACACTAAGCAGCATATTTGACATTTCTGATTATTTTTCGCGggaagattatttaattttggaaTGGTTTTGTGCCACGAGTATAAAGTATCCGAGTATattgtattagaaaaataattcttaattcgcgaatattaagaaacataaaaaatagatttattttctttaaacatataattccTCAAAAAAGTTATTCTAAAATCTCTGAATATTTTTCAGAATTAAACATGGCGAATAGCAACTCTAGCGCGGTATTTTTCTTAGGCACCAGGGCTCACTATCAGGTATGGAATCTAATTATTCATAGcaatatgtgtattttttaattattattatcattattatatgtattaaatcaactgaatttattatgaaagtaacacaattaatacaaaattatacttacgttcttataagtaattataactttattaagattatttatacctatttgttacaaataaaaaatattccacgTCCTGTAAAAGTATAtctcttaaaaggccggcaacgcactttgGAATTAAAAGTGTCTAGTCCCGTTTACCTCTAgttgtataacaaaaaaaggtCCGTAACGCACCGGTGACTCCTTTGGCAATGTGAGTAtgtatgggcggcggtataacttaactTGAGGttagcctcttgcccgtttgcgcCCAGttgtacaacaaaaaaatgttttccttcaccgttcgagcgaatgttaaatgcgcattaAAAGGCCAGGTGCACAGCTGTTCTCCATctcaggaatgagagtcgcTGAAGTGATAGGCCAATGCTACtctgaatgaataaatatgttCCAGGTCTTAGACCCAGAGACCTATGACAGTGGAAACACTTCCACAGAGACGTTGTGTCAAAATGATGAACTGTGGAAGGACCAGGATAACGAGAGCCCCAGTTGTAATCAAACTGGCTTGTGCTACGGGTCTGATATAAATGGTAAGTCAAAGTATTTCTATTCGACCTTcgaactaataaattaaaaaaatattgccatCTTTTCTTTCGTTTAGTTGctctctacacatcgtcgcattcgatggaaccactgagaacAGCAGTGCGCCCATTCTTCATCTCTCTTCTCTCTCTGTTTTATTCTTCTCTCTTCTATGGCACCGCATCTTTAGGGCtcgtaaagcgaatacctataaagttttaactattgccataaaattaaaaaaaagcgaatacctcgatttttatctttagttcttgGGAAAGTCGCAGGGCGCCAGGTAAGGCCTATATGGCGGATGAGTCATTGTCTCGACATCTGCcattgtcaaatatttaacagtCCGTTTTGTAGTGCGCTGAAGCATTGACGTTGTGAAGGAGGACCCTGCTTCGAGGGCAAAGAATGAGGCAATCATCTTCTTTCATTGACTTCTTCTTTTGTTTACCTTAGTTGGCCGATCCTCGAAAGGAAAATCTCATTTTCCTGATAGTCTTTTGGTTTCGGGTTCGTGGCAATATATCCAGTTTCACCTGTGACGTCAAATACAGCATTTGAGTCACCGGCCTTGAACTGATCTAACATTTGGCGACACCAGTTCATGCGAAGGTGTTTCTGGTCATCGGCTAAAGTATGGGGAATCCATCTCGTACAAAGCTTCTTGACACCTAAATGttcgtgtaatatttttgaacttgACTCATACCAATGCCTAGGCTTGCCCGTATCTGCAGATAGGTCACTCTCTTATTGTATCACGCGGATCATCATTGAGATTGCTACGTGCgtaaatagtggcacgagatgggcttcattaagaaatgctaatcgcagcctatcatgggtttgttgttgagtatacaacgaaagtcataataaatcattgaccgaaaaCTTTCTCGCGTTAagttcattttcacgtgtaacaagagttttagttTTGCCGCCGAATCAgataaacaaatgacaaataaatgcaatatactacattaggttatttaagagttctaaaattgaaatgccaaaaaagttttcactgtcaatgtttctaactggccagttctaaacatgttcagtgttacccacgaaATGAAACCAAAATCAAACAAATGAGCGtgcatatacattatttttaccgTCATTAATACTAACTAGGTAACTCTTTACGTTAGCTTAGGATCGATTCATGATAGTGcaggataaaaaaattacggaTCGTCatgaagatgtgcagcgtttttgtcgaagaaaagggagagagcgattgagagagagagaagaaATACACGCTTTcagttgatgtattcgtttagtggttacatattagaactttagatggaaatttcttgttttatttatatatattatcattagcaagtgtacagtgtgaatatagatatacaatacatggagtgatcatatactgctGGTCTGCGacccaaaaaaaatgtgagccgtaaCTGGACGCCTGgctgatgtgaaacatcgacattattttgtaaaagtaatatgcagaaaagaacagactgtggaactaaatatatcataatgataaaataaaatattacgattttttttccagataacgatgactattggttgaataaacattatttttattaaatatttttaatgtgaaattactactgcatttagactgtatatcatatagcgtggcgacgcgtcgccacggcatgcgtcgccacgccaaaaatcggttttacgtgcggctatagatgtttcacatcaaaagaCTTGGCTTCCGAAATGAGATGGTGCTGGATGCTACTTCTCGCCAATTGCTTGCTTTCAGTTGCAGCAGGTCCACCTCCACTTTTGTTCTGTTGATCCAGCAGTTCCTTTATATCTTGTAGTATGTTGTTTTGTCTTTTATGGCTTAAATATGAGGCTTCATTTAACAGTAAACTTCGACACAGGCGTGAAGAAAAGATTGAACAGGCATGTGAATGAATCAGTTCCTGACATTGAACCTGCTCTTTTGAATGGGTCACAAGAGAGGTAAgtatcattttattacaataataataataaagcctttattgcttaaaaaagttatcactaaaaaaaaatactaataattaatctgcAAGCcggttgattttattatacagcttGTCCTtagacataggcctcctctaagGACTTCCACTTTTCTCTGTTTCGGGAATCATCCAATGAGGGCTAGCTACTCTTTGCAAATCATCTTCCCATCTTTTCATCTGTCTTCCTCGGTTTCTTTTGTCATTGCGATTTCaatattgcttaaaaaatCCTTTCTTCTCAATCCTAGAGTTATAAGCCAAAATCATATCCCAAATTTAAGAGAAATCAAGATGTCTTGAGGGTTTTTAGGACATTTAATTTGGGAAATTTTAGGGATAAaatttagtgtttttattatgtgtcaggattttatctatttctaaCCAAAACAACAAGCTAAtccaaaatattatgtaaactcAAGCCataaatgaaatatcaaatatgaATAGAATTCAGATTTTGATGCATATTTGGGACATAGTCCCAAACCGGAATTCCGTCTAAGAATAATTCGTAGGAGTTGAGTGTCAGAAGGTCAGACACTCAACCTACAAAATATTCCTTGGTTAAGTGCTACTTCCCAGGGACACTGACTTgaattgcgttgccggccttttaaaaaattgtactgTAGGCCACTAACGCCCCAAccaaataattaatccacaatcttagattgaaaacaatcagaccgtgacagtcgatcgatctcctatctgcatcccaataaccaaacactacgaagacaatccgtTTTTAGAGACGgctagaatgcaatctcttcgctctttacactcgtacctatttgataatcaatataaaccaaatatagtaaatagaaccgtacaaataatattaaaatatatatgtctgTTTCAAACATaccaaatagctttttaattatttaaaaaactggtgtaagttaaaatcttaagaatgTATATTGGCAGAGTGAAGAGCTGAactttcattttcatacaaaggtctatccacaatccacatacaccgatccgacctaccatggatggTTTGTTACGAAAGATGGCTACTATattccgtcgattggttattggatTAAGATATCTATCTCAGATTGTCAAAAATAGATTGTAATagattattgggtttgggcgtgaAGCTTACTTCTTGTGAATaagttgatttttttgttttgttgtttgtgATATACGCGAGttgtattacatatttctGAGGCGCGTTTCCTGCGATCTCATTTACCATTTCCAGTGAACTTGAGAAAGACAAACCCCGTCGCAAGTTCCTCTCTTTTCTAACATCTCTCACACGGCGTAAGAGACGGAGTAATGTGCAGTACCTGCAGCACTTGGAGAACGTTCTGACCACATGCACCTTTAGGGAGAGTTGCAGATGCCTGGATTGTCAGGTgagttgaaaattatatattatgtaacttttttgcttttttaaatgagaatgtttgtaattattacaatatctcatgtatatatatatatataattctagcGTCACAATGTTAGTTCCTTATGTTAGTTACTTATAcctactcctccgaaacggctcgaccgaccGGTTGCTATGAAATTTATGAttgcatacataaataatatgcagtaggtctgagaatcggctactatctaattctattaaatattttattgcatgCTCAaactaataacattttaaaggttgttcaaaataattgagaattgtaattattttttatttcaattacaaagttatatttttattgtattttaaaatattttcgcaAATTacgcgttttttttaaatatattatcttgcCTTCTCAATCGAcccgtgaggaaactggccaTAGAACTGCGTGCCGAGGACAAAAGgcctattagaaatattatacagaAATCGAAGGGCAAACCCTACAGTCAGAACGcacttgtttgtttttaaatgttagatttgcctaattaattaaattatacaagaaaGTGTTAAGAAAAAAAGCGACATTCACTCGAACAGTATGAAGAATGAAGGTGACACATAGTGAGGAAATCGGCTTGCCTCGGACCCaattacgcccgaacccaataattaatccacaatgtcagattgtggattaatgataatcacctacttgcctattagattggcaaattatcatgaaacagatactaAATCTGAATCCCAGACCGAAATGGTAGCACcacttatttgttttatttagtaaataaaacacatatttgttatctttaataatgtataataaaaccaaTTGTCAAATTGTATTCACAAGGATAAaagtcattaatattttattctactgGTTAAAATGTGTTAGTACATGTATTGTTATCTAAGTCAAAGTAGTTGTTAATCaccaaaatcaacaaaaaaatctcaccaaaaactttttaaattaatatgtatgttagtcgaataatattatgttaattaaagcaTTTATGCTAAATTTAATGTGGCACTTTGCATCTGTTTGTTGCATTTCTAGTGCTTATAAGCTGACTACCAGCATGGGACTgccaatttatatatttaattagtttcatcaaaatgtgtttattatgCTTTAAAATTAGCTTAAACTATCAGCACCAAttaataaagcattttatGAATTCAAAAGAGgtgtgtaaaattatttcatatgagAAACATTCAACATTGTTCCACGGCGCACAAACAAGGCGCCTTATACAACAATctagacaattttaatatacagtgagaacataaaaatgtgtgttagcgtaataaaattaaaattaaaaaattgaattgcagaattctaataaaagatacaaattaaattgtatggtgtaaaaatgtttactacAGTAAGTTTTTGTATCCTAATGTTACAAATACAAGAGCAGTTgtcaaactattttaaaatataagatatatatatatatatataaataatgctacatttgtaacaataaatttaccaATGAGGTAaccaaattctaaaaaaatcaatatttatgaatCTAAACTGAATTTTTCACTCAATAGTACTACTACTGAATAAACTTATCGATATCATACTCCAAATTTGCATCAACATCATCTTCTACATTACATTTCTTCCTTGCATCTATACGTACACATTTCAAGCATTTCTGAGCTTTACGAAGCAAGCAACCTCTATGGTACATTGAATTGCATCTATCACACATTATTGCTCCACTATCAAAGGGATATAAAACCTCATTATTGCTGCACACTTCACATAAATAACCTTTACCAGAACATAATCGACACTTTGTTATATGAGCTCTACAAATCTCTGTCAACTCAGTCAGCTGTGTTTCTAAACTTCCATCATTGATTGCTTGTAAGTGGGACATACTGTACTTTTTATTCACATCCCCAAGTTGTACAAATAGTGGTGATAGGAGGCTTGTTCCTTCTGGACATGCACATAAATATCTCTTCATCCATTCTAAGTCTTTGCGCATTTTGTGCACCCATTCCAATTCAGCTATGAAGCTGAACAACTTGCAATTAACATTCTCTACATCTACATACGGCTGTGTCCAAGATATAGATAGCATTTGATAAGCAAGCCGAGATACACATCGCTTGTCCCAGTCCCAATTATGAATTACTCTTGCAGGTATAGCAAATAGATCATTCCAATGACATGTAGTACAGAAATACATGCCTGTGTAGTCACACAATCTAGGCTCATTCCAAGAGTCTTTAAATGTAAGTGTTGTTTGGCACTCAGCACACTTATAATCTTGGGCTGCAAGTCCCTTTTCCGGGCAGATATGCATTTCAAACTGCCCCTTTTCTGTCATAACAACATGTGCACAGACTCTACATACATCATCAACACATTTGTAATGGCACACATAACCACAGTCACTGCATATGTAAGAGCTTTGAACAATACTCCAAATAACCCCACTACAATGATCACAGTACTGCTTTCTATTACTTATATTCGTTTGTTGTTCGAAATGGTGTCCTTTAATTGTAACTTTGCTTCTTATTTGTCCATCTGCGTCTTTTAAGTCCTCAAGGCGTAATCTTAGTTCAACTAAATATCGGACTAACCATTTACGTTCATCGGAGCACTGGGGGCTGCTTAAAACAAGCTCTTTGCATTGGATTATCGCCTTTTCGATCTCTTCGCGCGTCGCTGTACTGTCGATTTTTAGGTTTTTGATTGtaattgattttggaatgtaaTTGGAGTCGATGCTCTCTTCCGCCGATACACAACCGGACGTGGAAGATGATGATATTGATT
Above is a genomic segment from Pieris rapae chromosome Z, ilPieRapa1.1, whole genome shotgun sequence containing:
- the LOC110996270 gene encoding uncharacterized protein LOC110996270 — protein: MANSNSSAVFFLGTRAHYQVLDPETYDSGNTSTETLCQNDELWKDQDNESPSCNQTGLCYGSDINVNFDTGVKKRLNRHVNESVPDIEPALLNGSQESELEKDKPRRKFLSFLTSLTRRKRRSNVQYLQHLENVLTTCTFRESCRCLDCQSRYFDYDSEPEDVSEEDYAYSYSVQDQSQVMADDDSEDEVFLAYNGDNTSTDLLIDDPETITSVSSSSEEPEEKQTQLEVAASTSAVLNVLLFHPACIVQ
- the LOC110996260 gene encoding differentially expressed in FDCP 8 homolog, giving the protein MAAALANDSPKYRNSLICCSPRSVEESISSSSTSGCVSAEESIDSNYIPKSITIKNLKIDSTATREEIEKAIIQCKELVLSSPQCSDERKWLVRYLVELRLRLEDLKDADGQIRSKVTIKGHHFEQQTNISNRKQYCDHCSGVIWSIVQSSYICSDCGYVCHYKCVDDVCRVCAHVVMTEKGQFEMHICPEKGLAAQDYKCAECQTTLTFKDSWNEPRLCDYTGMYFCTTCHWNDLFAIPARVIHNWDWDKRCVSRLAYQMLSISWTQPYVDVENVNCKLFSFIAELEWVHKMRKDLEWMKRYLCACPEGTSLLSPLFVQLGDVNKKYSMSHLQAINDGSLETQLTELTEICRAHITKCRLCSGKGYLCEVCSNNEVLYPFDSGAIMCDRCNSMYHRGCLLRKAQKCLKCVRIDARKKCNVEDDVDANLEYDIDKFIQ